One Malus sylvestris chromosome 14, drMalSylv7.2, whole genome shotgun sequence DNA segment encodes these proteins:
- the LOC126598418 gene encoding uncharacterized protein LOC126598418, which produces MSLLKFHFVTSLDMFINVSKFASSGMLIQKKLSDTDFSIPCIRAVILRLLSTGDTIVLSPGWASFDELRNFEHRGKFFQDLAFTCSSG; this is translated from the exons atgtcactcttaaaatttcattttgtaaCATCTCTCGATATG TTCATAAATGTCTCCAAGTTTGCGTCTTCTGGAATGCTGATTCAGAAGAAGCTGTCTGATACCGATTTTAGCATTCCCTGCATCAGAGCCGTAATCTTGAGGCTGCTGTCAACTG GGGACACTATTGTACTGAGTCCAGGTTGGGCAAGCTTTGATGAATTAAGAAATTTTGAGCACAGAGGAAAGTTTTTCCAGGATCTAGCATTCACTTGCTCATCTGGGTAA
- the LOC126598416 gene encoding protein cornichon homolog 1-like isoform X2, protein MAWELMYWLICFCVDLALFASSLYQYVMLTDLEADYINPYELSNRINQLVVPEFILHIVFCAFFLLARRWFMFLVTVPLTSYIVMLFVKQRHLIDVTEVFRVLNTEKKCRLVKLGFYFCLLAVIIIRLTLAAFNSLTSEEHAVIF, encoded by the exons ATGGCTTGGGAATTGATGTATTGGCTCATCTGCTTCTGCGTCGACCTTGCCCTCTTCGCCTCCAGCCTTTACCAG TATGTGATGTTAACAGACTTGGAGGCTGACTATATCAACCCGTACGAACTATCAAATCGCATCAATCAATTGGTTGTCCCTGAGTTCATATTGCACATTGTGTTCTGTGCATTTTTCCTCTTGGCTCGGCGTTGGTTCATGTTCCTCGTTACAGTCCCTCTTACTAGCTATATTGTCATGTT GTTTGTAAAACAGCGGCATCTTATTGATGTTACTGAAGTGTTCAGGGTTCTTAATACTGAGAAGAAGTGCAGGCTTGTCAAACTTGGCTTCTACTTTTGCCTTCTCGCTGTAATCATCATCAG GCTTACCTTAGCTGCTTTCAACTCTTTGACTAGTGAAGAACATGCTGTGATATTTTGA
- the LOC126598416 gene encoding protein cornichon homolog 1-like isoform X1 translates to MAWELMYWLICFCVDLALFASSLYQYVMLTDLEADYINPYELSNRINQLVVPEFILHIVFCAFFLLARRWFMFLVTVPLTSYIVMLFVKQRHLIDVTEVFRVLNTEKKCRLVKLGFYFCLLAVIIIRIAISGIFIPRAGSEELDIRASFLEF, encoded by the exons ATGGCTTGGGAATTGATGTATTGGCTCATCTGCTTCTGCGTCGACCTTGCCCTCTTCGCCTCCAGCCTTTACCAG TATGTGATGTTAACAGACTTGGAGGCTGACTATATCAACCCGTACGAACTATCAAATCGCATCAATCAATTGGTTGTCCCTGAGTTCATATTGCACATTGTGTTCTGTGCATTTTTCCTCTTGGCTCGGCGTTGGTTCATGTTCCTCGTTACAGTCCCTCTTACTAGCTATATTGTCATGTT GTTTGTAAAACAGCGGCATCTTATTGATGTTACTGAAGTGTTCAGGGTTCTTAATACTGAGAAGAAGTGCAGGCTTGTCAAACTTGGCTTCTACTTTTGCCTTCTCGCTGTAATCATCATCAG AATTGCCATCTCTGGAATATTTATTCCGAGGGCCGGATCTGAAGAGTTAGACATTCGTGCCTCGTTTCTAGAATTCTAG